Proteins from a genomic interval of Candidatus Dormiibacterota bacterium:
- the cbiB gene encoding adenosylcobinamide-phosphate synthase CbiB has protein sequence MPVRAALIRPCGVGVLGLALAVDAALGEPPEALHPVVWMGRGVSLLVPEDGPAAGAGTLLRGVAVAAGGGVLAAAAGGLAGAASARAGALLGGALEAVALSSQLALGALVDAARRVAAALEAGDEAGARHHLPWLVGRDLEGLDIPLLASAAVESLAENLSDAVVAPLLYARLGGLAAAALHRFANTADAAVGHRDRHRLGGRAAARLDDVLGLVPARLSALLIAAGAPAAQGSPAAALGCWWSDRAATASPNSGHPMAAMAGALGVRLEKRGHHRLNPGGRPCRPADVERAVAVVRAATLGAVAVCALPPRPGRRR, from the coding sequence GTGCCTGTGCGCGCGGCCCTGATCCGCCCCTGCGGGGTGGGGGTGCTGGGGCTCGCCCTGGCCGTCGACGCGGCCCTCGGCGAGCCTCCGGAGGCGCTCCACCCGGTGGTGTGGATGGGCCGCGGGGTGAGCCTGCTGGTGCCCGAGGACGGGCCCGCGGCGGGCGCCGGCACCCTGCTCCGGGGGGTCGCGGTGGCCGCCGGCGGAGGGGTGCTCGCGGCGGCGGCGGGGGGGCTCGCCGGCGCCGCCAGCGCCCGTGCCGGCGCCCTGCTCGGCGGCGCCCTGGAGGCGGTGGCGCTCTCGTCCCAGCTCGCCCTGGGCGCGCTCGTCGACGCCGCCCGCCGGGTGGCGGCGGCGCTCGAGGCGGGCGACGAGGCCGGCGCCCGGCACCACCTGCCCTGGCTGGTGGGCCGCGACCTCGAGGGTCTGGACATCCCCCTGCTCGCCTCCGCCGCGGTCGAGTCGCTCGCCGAGAACCTCTCCGACGCGGTGGTCGCGCCGCTGCTCTACGCCCGCCTCGGCGGCCTCGCCGCCGCCGCCCTCCACCGCTTCGCCAACACCGCCGACGCCGCCGTCGGCCACCGCGACCGCCACCGCCTCGGCGGTCGCGCCGCCGCCCGGCTCGACGACGTGCTCGGCCTGGTCCCGGCACGGCTCAGCGCCCTGCTCATCGCCGCCGGCGCCCCCGCCGCTCAGGGATCGCCGGCGGCGGCGCTGGGCTGCTGGTGGAGCGACCGCGCCGCCACCGCCAGCCCCAACTCGGGCCACCCGATGGCGGCGATGGCGGGGGCGCTGGGGGTGCGCCTGGAGAAGCGGGGTCACCACCGCCTCAACCCCGGCGGCCGGCCCTGCCGCCCCGCCGACGTGGAGCGAGCGGTGGCCGTGGTCCGCGCCGCCACCCTGGGGGCGGTGGCGGTCTGCGCGCTGCCGCCGCGTCCGGGGCGGCGGCGGTGA
- a CDS encoding cobyric acid synthase — MSPGARTLMIQGTASGVGKSLLVAAICRLLRRQGLEVRPFKAQNMALNAAVTADGGEVGRAQALQALACGVDVTRAMNPILLKPEGDRSAQLVVDGEVVGRMDAAAYHALKPRLWPVVTAALDRLRAECDVVVIEGAGSPAEVNLRDRDIVNMRVAAHAEAPVLLAGDIDRGGVFAALLGTLALLRPAERRRVAGLLVNNFRGDPDLFENGAAFLERRSRLPLLGVIPHVEGLRLAQEDSLGLAAMNGSGGAAAAIDVALVGLPRISNFDDCDPLLREPGVGVRLVDRGDRLGDPDLVVLPGTKTSRADLEVARARGLDTALRAARRRGTAVLGICGGMQLLGRGVDDPDGADAAPGSSAGFGLLPTATRMSADKVVRRVAGEVRPLPGLLAGAAGLPVRGYEIHTGRTPARRAPLRLWPEAGGAVWEDGSTSPDGWVVGTHLHGLLDEPGLRRALLSAVARRRGRRWRPGPPGPGPEAELDRLADAVGAALDMGRLDAIIHGVIGGGVPR, encoded by the coding sequence GTGAGCCCGGGGGCCCGGACGCTGATGATCCAGGGCACCGCCTCGGGGGTGGGCAAGAGCCTGCTGGTGGCCGCGATCTGCCGGCTGCTCCGCCGCCAGGGCCTCGAGGTGCGCCCCTTCAAGGCCCAGAACATGGCCCTCAACGCCGCGGTCACCGCCGACGGCGGCGAGGTGGGACGCGCCCAGGCGCTCCAGGCCCTGGCCTGCGGGGTCGACGTCACCCGGGCGATGAATCCGATCCTGCTCAAGCCCGAGGGCGACCGCAGCGCCCAGCTGGTGGTCGACGGCGAGGTGGTGGGGCGGATGGACGCCGCCGCCTACCACGCCCTCAAGCCGCGCCTCTGGCCGGTGGTCACGGCGGCCCTCGACCGCCTCCGCGCCGAGTGCGACGTCGTCGTCATCGAGGGCGCGGGCAGCCCGGCCGAGGTCAACCTCCGCGACCGCGACATCGTGAACATGCGGGTCGCCGCCCACGCCGAGGCGCCGGTGCTCCTCGCCGGCGACATCGACCGCGGCGGGGTGTTCGCGGCCCTCCTCGGCACCCTCGCGCTGCTCCGCCCCGCCGAGCGCCGCCGGGTGGCGGGCCTGCTGGTGAACAACTTCCGCGGCGATCCGGATCTCTTCGAGAACGGCGCCGCCTTCCTCGAGCGCCGCTCCCGGCTGCCCCTGCTCGGGGTGATCCCGCACGTCGAGGGGCTGCGCCTGGCCCAGGAGGACTCGCTGGGGCTGGCGGCGATGAACGGGTCCGGCGGCGCCGCGGCGGCGATCGACGTCGCCCTCGTCGGCCTGCCCCGGATCAGCAACTTCGACGACTGCGACCCGCTGCTCCGCGAGCCCGGGGTGGGCGTCCGCCTGGTCGACCGCGGCGACCGGCTCGGCGACCCCGACCTGGTGGTGCTGCCCGGCACCAAGACCAGTCGCGCCGACCTCGAGGTGGCCCGCGCCCGCGGCCTCGACACCGCGCTGCGGGCGGCGCGGCGGCGCGGCACCGCGGTGCTCGGCATCTGCGGGGGGATGCAGCTGCTCGGCCGCGGCGTCGACGACCCCGACGGCGCCGACGCCGCCCCCGGCAGCTCGGCCGGCTTCGGGCTGCTGCCCACGGCGACGCGGATGTCCGCGGACAAGGTGGTGCGCCGGGTCGCCGGCGAGGTGCGACCGCTGCCCGGTCTGCTGGCGGGTGCCGCCGGGCTGCCGGTGCGCGGCTACGAGATCCACACCGGCCGCACCCCGGCGCGGCGGGCGCCGTTGCGGCTCTGGCCGGAGGCCGGCGGCGCCGTCTGGGAGGACGGCTCCACCAGCCCCGACGGCTGGGTGGTGGGCACCCACCTCCACGGCCTCCTCGACGAGCCGGGGCTGCGCCGGGCGCTGCTCAGCGCGGTCGCCCGGCGGCGGGGACGCCGCTGGCGGCCGGGTCCGCCGGGCCCCGGTCCCGAGGCCGAGCTCGACCGCCTCGCCGACGCCGTCGGCGCGGCCCTCGACATGGGCCGCCTCGACGCGATCATCCACGGTGTGATCGGAGGAGGAGTGCCGAGATGA
- a CDS encoding aminotransferase class I/II-fold pyridoxal phosphate-dependent enzyme, translating to MTRPGGRPHPWLDTVAGVPHGGAAAAGLLDLSASLAPLGPSPAALAAARDADPTRYPSPDAGPLVVAAAELLGVDPERVVAGPGAADLLLRAALAHLRPGDTVLVVGPCFGEYRRAAAACGARTVAWEADPGDGFALDTGAVAAAARRAGAVLGILARPQNPTGVLSPATAIAELAAATPGATWLVDEAFIGLCDDPSSTAGGEAVTVRSLTKELALAGLRVGVADAPPAVARALRALAPPWCVSAPAIAAAVAGLADRGHRDATLAAVRRGRAALTAALRDRGLHVADAAANYVCAEVGDAAGFCAVLAASGVVARDCADLRLPGWVRLAVPPPAALERVLAAVGAAVRR from the coding sequence GTGACCCGCCCCGGGGGGAGACCGCACCCCTGGCTGGACACGGTGGCGGGGGTGCCCCATGGCGGCGCCGCGGCCGCGGGTCTGCTCGACCTCAGCGCCTCGCTCGCCCCGCTGGGGCCGTCGCCGGCGGCGCTCGCGGCCGCCCGCGACGCCGACCCCACCCGCTACCCCAGCCCCGACGCCGGCCCGCTGGTGGTGGCGGCGGCGGAGCTGCTCGGCGTCGACCCCGAGCGGGTGGTGGCCGGGCCGGGAGCCGCGGACCTGCTGCTGCGCGCCGCCCTCGCCCACCTCCGTCCCGGGGACACCGTGCTGGTGGTCGGCCCCTGCTTCGGCGAGTACCGGCGCGCCGCCGCCGCCTGCGGAGCCCGGACGGTGGCCTGGGAGGCCGACCCCGGCGACGGCTTCGCCCTCGACACCGGCGCCGTCGCCGCCGCCGCCCGGCGCGCCGGCGCGGTGCTGGGGATCCTCGCCCGGCCGCAGAACCCCACCGGGGTGCTCAGCCCCGCGACCGCGATCGCCGAGCTGGCGGCGGCCACCCCGGGGGCGACCTGGCTGGTCGACGAGGCCTTCATCGGCCTCTGCGACGACCCGAGCTCGACCGCGGGCGGCGAGGCGGTGACGGTGCGCTCGCTCACCAAGGAGCTGGCCCTGGCCGGGCTCCGGGTGGGGGTCGCCGACGCCCCGCCGGCGGTGGCCCGGGCGCTGCGGGCGCTGGCCCCTCCGTGGTGCGTGTCGGCGCCGGCGATCGCCGCGGCCGTCGCCGGGCTCGCCGACCGGGGCCACCGCGACGCCACCCTGGCGGCGGTCCGCCGCGGCCGCGCCGCGCTCACCGCCGCGCTGCGCGACCGCGGGCTGCACGTGGCCGACGCCGCCGCCAACTACGTCTGCGCCGAGGTCGGCGACGCCGCCGGGTTCTGCGCCGTCCTCGCCGCCTCCGGGGTGGTGGCCCGCGACTGCGCCGACCTCCGGCTGCCCGGCTGGGTGCGGCTGGCGGTGCCTCCGCCCGCCGCGCTCGAGCGGGTGCTCGCCGCCGTCGGCGCGGCGGTGCGGCGGTGA